Sequence from the Mustela erminea isolate mMusErm1 chromosome 8, mMusErm1.Pri, whole genome shotgun sequence genome:
GGAAGAGAACCCCAGGCCCCGAGAAAATCTGGAGCAAGCGGGAAAAGGGCCTTGACTAGGCACAGTGAGGTGGTTTGAGAGGAGTAATGGGGCCCTGGGCTAGttacctcagttttctctctggTCCAGTAGTGTTTAAGGCAAAGTTGGAGGTCAGCACGTGAAAGGCCTTGCCCAGCGCCGAGCCCAGCTCTCTGGGGccgggggtgtgtgtgtagggggaggcTTTGCTGGGCTGCTGGATGAGGAGGGCCTGCAGAGATGGTGGGAGCATGGGAGGTTCTGTCCACAGAGGAAGGTGAGCACATCCCGGACAGACCCACCCATGGGTCCAGACTGTGTATTGGCCCCACACAGCATCCTAGACTCTACAGCTCTAacaacttaaataatttttattacaaaaggaagaaaagaccaAAACATCCCCCAAATTCTCCCATGGGCTTCCCGCTCCGTGCCAATAAATAAGGTGGGGGGAGACTGACCGGAGGGGGAGTGGGGGTCGTGGTTCAGCAGAAGAGGGAGCTTAGCCCGGGCTGGGGCTGAAGGAcatccagccccctccccaggttCCCGGGCGCTGTGATCACATTGGCTGAAACCCAGAACTCCTCCCGCTGATAGCAACAGTCTCTGGAGGCGTCCTGAGGAGTGTGTCCAGAAAGGAAGGTCCTGCCTCATGATGGCCGGGCTGGCTGCCCTACCCTACGGCCTTCTCGGTTCTGGGCAGCTGATGTCGAGtccagccagctccctgctggctCTCAGGGAATCTAGCAGCATCAACTGAGGGGCAAGCCCACCTACAAGGGGCCTAAGACAGATGGAATGGGCCTTCCCCCGCGGGGGAGACAGGTATGAAAAGTCGAAGGGAGAGCTGGCTGGGTTGGCCCCGCTCTGCCAGCCTTGAGGTCTCTAGGGTAGAAGGCTAGaccagcccctcccacccccaccaaccaGCTGGGCTTTCAACCTTGTCACTGCATCAAAGTGGGATGGGTGGTCGACACTGGCACTGCGCAATGAAGTTGCAATGGTGTGTCTCCGTGAAAGAGGAGATGGTGGGAACCAGTGCTCCCCCGACTCAGGTCCCGTCCAGCACCAGTGCCCTGCTGCTGGCAAGGAGGCCTTTGGACCGAGTCAGGAAGCTGCTGGAGGGCAGCCAAGGGGACTTTTCAGCTCCCTGGCCCGGCCATGCCCAGTGAGTGGAAACTGCCCTCTTCCAGCAGGAGCCGTCCCAGACGGTAGAGCAGCTGAGGGTACCAGTGCACGCCCTCTCCCGGGGTCCAGCTGCCCCACACCGAGCTGTGAAACAGTCGCAGGGGCCAAAAGGCCAACTGAGCCAGACGGTGGTCGGCCACGGCCGCGAAGCAGGAAGCCACCACGTCCTCCACCACCAGCGTCCCGTGTCTGGTTAGTGGGGCGTAGGCCCCCACTGCCACGTGTGTGGAGACAGCCGCCACTCGGGCGGCCTGCAGGCCTGGCACCCCAGCCACCAGCACGTACTGGCCAGGCTGCACTTGGCTGGCAAAGGTGGCCCGGAAGTGGGCCGCTGGTTCCGTGTGATTGTTGGAGGTGAAGAGCAGGTGGGCAGGCGTGAGTGCCAGGCGGCGCGGGGGGTCCTGGGTCTCGATGACCCGGAAGGCCCTCAGCCTGTCTGGCTCACGGTCCAGGAAAATGAGCACGTCACTGAAGGTGGGGTTCCCATCCTCCCCCATGGCCAGCACCCGGTCTCCAGGCCTCACGGCCGACAAGGCCACACGTGCCCCACTCTCCAGGCGCACCTGGGCTCCAGCAGGAAAGCAGCCTCCTGTCTTGGCCGCAGCTGAGTGCTCTGTGGGAAGAAGGGAC
This genomic interval carries:
- the IHH gene encoding indian hedgehog protein — its product is MSPARLRPRLQFCLLLLLLLVPAARGCGPGRVVGSRRRPPRKLVPLAYKQFSPNVPEKTLGASGRYEGKIARSSERFKELTPNYNPDIIFKDEENTGADRLMTQRCKDRLNSLAISVMNQWPGVKLRVTEGWDEDGHHSEESLHYEGRAVDITTSDRDRNKYGLLARLAVEAGFDWVYYESKAHVHCSVKSEHSAAAKTGGCFPAGAQVRLESGARVALSAVRPGDRVLAMGEDGNPTFSDVLIFLDREPDRLRAFRVIETQDPPRRLALTPAHLLFTSNNHTEPAAHFRATFASQVQPGQYVLVAGVPGLQAARVAAVSTHVAVGAYAPLTRHGTLVVEDVVASCFAAVADHRLAQLAFWPLRLFHSSVWGSWTPGEGVHWYPQLLYRLGRLLLEEGSFHSLGMAGPGS